The following proteins come from a genomic window of Nocardioides albertanoniae:
- a CDS encoding DEAD/DEAH box helicase: MSRADLPGALTPAWPNKAAWGTATKLRAWQQEALSRYLADQPRDFLAVATPGAGKTTFALTVAAELLGRRLVDRIIIVAPTEHLKTQWAEAAARAGIPIDPTYSAGQGKTSADYVGIAVTYAGVAVNPLAMRIRTERFKTLVILDEVHHAGDALSWGEGVREAFEPAARRLALTGTPFRSDTNPIPFVTYAPGEDGIPRSAADYTYGYAEALRDQVVRPVLFMAYSGQMQWRTRAGDEIAVHLGEPLTKDLTSQALRTALDPAGSWIPSVLAAADKRLTEVRRHVPDAGGLVIATDQDSARSYAKTLKAITGQSATVVLSDEKAGSKKIAKFSESDDRWMVAVRMVSEGVDVPRLAVGVYATTTSTPLFFAQAVGRFVRARTRGESASVFLPSVPNLLGFASELELQRDHVLGKKITSEDDIFAAEDALMAAANAEEGASEEELGAWEAMGSEARFDRVLFDGGEFGHSGEVQVGSEEEMDFLGIPGLLDTDQMKTLLQQRQSDRARKQKTTSTSAPVAADEPVAAVAAHEQLAVLRRELNGLVAAWHHRTKAPHGVTHNRLRKECGGPPAAVANAEQLRSRIDTLREWAARGSA, translated from the coding sequence GTGAGTCGGGCTGACCTTCCCGGCGCGCTCACACCGGCTTGGCCCAACAAGGCTGCCTGGGGAACGGCGACCAAGCTGCGCGCCTGGCAGCAGGAGGCGCTGTCTCGCTACCTGGCCGACCAGCCTCGTGACTTCCTCGCCGTGGCCACGCCAGGCGCCGGGAAGACGACCTTCGCGCTGACCGTCGCCGCCGAGCTCCTCGGCCGCCGGCTGGTCGACCGGATCATCATCGTCGCGCCGACCGAGCACCTCAAGACCCAGTGGGCCGAGGCCGCGGCGCGTGCGGGGATCCCGATCGACCCGACCTACTCCGCCGGGCAGGGTAAGACCTCGGCCGACTACGTCGGGATCGCGGTGACGTACGCCGGGGTCGCGGTCAACCCGCTGGCGATGCGGATCCGCACCGAGCGGTTCAAGACGCTCGTCATCCTCGACGAGGTCCACCACGCCGGCGACGCGCTCTCGTGGGGTGAGGGCGTGCGGGAGGCCTTCGAGCCCGCGGCGAGGCGGCTGGCGCTGACCGGCACCCCGTTCCGCTCCGACACCAACCCGATCCCGTTCGTCACCTACGCGCCCGGCGAGGACGGCATCCCGCGCTCGGCGGCCGACTACACCTACGGCTACGCGGAGGCGCTGCGCGACCAGGTCGTGCGCCCGGTGCTGTTCATGGCCTACTCCGGCCAGATGCAGTGGCGCACCCGGGCGGGCGACGAGATCGCCGTGCACCTCGGCGAGCCGCTGACAAAGGACCTGACCTCCCAGGCGCTGCGCACCGCCCTCGACCCGGCCGGATCCTGGATCCCGTCGGTGCTCGCGGCCGCCGACAAGCGGCTGACGGAGGTGCGCCGCCACGTGCCCGACGCGGGCGGGCTCGTCATCGCCACCGACCAGGACTCGGCACGCTCCTACGCCAAGACGCTGAAGGCGATCACCGGCCAGAGCGCCACCGTGGTGCTCTCCGACGAGAAGGCCGGCTCGAAGAAGATCGCCAAGTTCTCCGAGTCCGACGACCGCTGGATGGTCGCGGTGCGGATGGTCTCCGAGGGTGTCGACGTGCCCCGGCTGGCGGTCGGCGTCTACGCGACGACCACCTCGACGCCGCTGTTCTTCGCCCAGGCGGTGGGCCGTTTCGTGCGTGCTCGCACCCGTGGTGAGTCGGCGTCGGTCTTCTTGCCGTCGGTGCCCAACCTGCTCGGCTTCGCCTCCGAGCTGGAGCTCCAGCGCGACCATGTGCTGGGCAAGAAGATCACCAGCGAGGACGACATCTTCGCCGCCGAGGACGCGCTGATGGCGGCGGCCAACGCCGAGGAGGGCGCCTCCGAGGAGGAGCTCGGCGCCTGGGAGGCCATGGGGTCCGAGGCGCGCTTCGACAGGGTGCTCTTCGACGGTGGCGAGTTCGGCCACTCCGGCGAGGTGCAGGTCGGCTCCGAGGAGGAGATGGACTTCCTCGGCATCCCCGGCCTGCTCGACACCGACCAGATGAAGACGCTGCTCCAGCAGCGGCAGAGCGACCGGGCGCGCAAGCAGAAGACGACCTCGACCTCGGCGCCGGTAGCCGCCGACGAACCTGTCGCCGCGGTCGCCGCCCACGAGCAGCTCGCGGTGCTTCGCCGCGAGCTCAACGGCCTGGTCGCCGCCTGGCACCACCGCACCAAGGCGCCCCACGGCGTCACCCACAACCGGCTCCGCAAGGAGTGCGGCGGGCCGCCCGCGGCGGTCGCCAACGCCGAGCAGCTCCGCTCGCGGATCGACACGTTGCGTGAGTGGGCCGCCCGCGGCTCGGCCTGA
- a CDS encoding DUF3039 domain-containing protein, with protein MGILGFGTKEAVKEREDASEQGVPTEEGDHDRYSHYVEKDKLTEAMVMGTPVVALCGKVWVPSRDGSKFPVCPDCKEIFGEMPSGGDGEGDE; from the coding sequence ATGGGCATCCTGGGATTCGGCACGAAAGAAGCCGTCAAGGAACGGGAGGACGCATCCGAGCAGGGCGTCCCCACCGAGGAGGGTGACCACGATCGTTACTCCCATTACGTGGAGAAGGACAAGCTGACCGAGGCGATGGTCATGGGCACCCCGGTGGTCGCGTTGTGCGGCAAGGTCTGGGTGCCGAGCCGCGACGGTTCGAAGTTCCCGGTCTGCCCCGACTGCAAGGAGATCTTCGGGGAGATGCCGAGCGGCGGCGATGGCGAGGGCGACGAGTGA
- a CDS encoding YqgE/AlgH family protein translates to MTEENDVRPGRLLVATPELRDPNFVDTVVLVIEANDDGALGVVLNRPSPVPVAEVLHPWAPSVADPDVLFEGGPVGKDAAIAVALLVDSDDPPLGFRAVVGRLGLLDLDTPVELVDGTLSRLRIFAGYAGWGAAQLEGEVEEGSWYVVDGEPYDAFLDDVSTMWGAVLRRQPGELAFHATRPADPELN, encoded by the coding sequence ATGACGGAGGAGAACGACGTACGCCCGGGGCGGCTGCTGGTGGCCACCCCCGAGCTTCGCGACCCCAACTTCGTCGACACCGTCGTGCTCGTCATCGAGGCCAACGACGACGGCGCGCTCGGGGTGGTGCTCAACCGCCCCTCGCCGGTGCCGGTCGCCGAGGTGCTGCATCCGTGGGCGCCATCGGTCGCCGACCCCGACGTGCTTTTCGAGGGCGGCCCGGTGGGCAAGGACGCCGCGATCGCGGTCGCCCTGCTCGTCGACTCCGACGACCCGCCGCTGGGCTTTCGGGCGGTGGTCGGCCGGCTGGGCCTGCTCGACCTCGACACGCCCGTCGAGCTCGTCGACGGCACTCTGTCGCGGCTGCGCATCTTCGCCGGCTACGCAGGGTGGGGTGCTGCCCAGCTGGAGGGCGAGGTCGAGGAGGGGTCCTGGTATGTCGTCGACGGCGAGCCGTATGACGCCTTCCTCGACGACGTCAGCACGATGTGGGGTGCGGTGCTTCGCCGCCAGCCAGGTGAGCTGGCCTTCCATGCCACGCGCCCGGCCGACCCCGAGCTCAACTGA
- a CDS encoding TetR/AcrR family transcriptional regulator, with amino-acid sequence MAKSSVSKLVPKVPPLPSVPGMSRRQQFSASTKKTLIEVAEQLFTEHGYASTSLDAIVAGAEVTKGALYHHFSGKQALFEVVFEKVEAATAKSIDGAMRESKDPWEQARAGLRTFLEAVQEPTYRRIVVQEGPAVLGYQRYREQEERSTFTVVEDIVAAVLRAGDRSVSDAMVATFARLFFGAMSAAGESVTESGDPEEAAERVELAVTYLLAGVQTLAQQDVKVEDMR; translated from the coding sequence GTGGCAAAGTCGTCCGTGAGCAAGCTCGTCCCCAAGGTCCCCCCGCTTCCGTCGGTGCCCGGGATGTCACGGAGGCAGCAGTTCTCCGCCTCGACCAAGAAGACGCTCATCGAGGTCGCCGAGCAGCTCTTCACCGAGCACGGCTACGCCAGCACGTCGCTCGACGCGATCGTCGCCGGCGCCGAGGTCACCAAGGGCGCGCTCTACCACCACTTCAGCGGCAAGCAGGCCCTCTTCGAGGTCGTCTTCGAGAAGGTCGAGGCCGCGACCGCCAAGAGCATCGACGGCGCCATGCGCGAGTCGAAGGACCCCTGGGAGCAGGCCCGCGCCGGGCTGCGTACGTTCCTCGAGGCCGTGCAGGAGCCCACCTACCGCCGCATCGTCGTGCAGGAGGGGCCCGCCGTGCTGGGCTACCAGCGCTACCGCGAGCAGGAGGAGCGCTCCACCTTCACCGTCGTCGAAGACATCGTCGCCGCGGTGCTGCGCGCCGGCGACCGAAGCGTCAGCGATGCGATGGTCGCCACCTTCGCCCGCCTCTTCTTCGGCGCGATGTCGGCCGCCGGTGAGTCGGTGACAGAGTCCGGCGACCCCGAGGAGGCCGCCGAACGCGTCGAGCTCGCGGTCACCTATCTCCTCGCCGGCGTGCAGACCCTGGCCCAGCAGGACGTCAAGGTCGAAGACATGCGCTGA
- a CDS encoding DUF3048 domain-containing protein, which produces MRTSRPGFWLRAAATLAVAGLALTGCGSDDGPTDSKPSPSAPAGPDHEPLTGVELPDGQSAARKHPVYIVKIDNTAASAPQYGVAKADIVVQELVEGGVTRLAVGYYSQLPKEAGPVRSMRATDAGIAAPTGAKIMTSGAAPYTFAQLKKHGVTWLDMSTPYVVRDSSKPHDELHSVVGKVSKAAKAAEKGGKAKRPGDFLPWGDASTKLAGGKPAKAVDVRFSPARTDNWVFKGGKYVLKNNYMSKSGQFRADTVVVAQTKTTIAPYKDPGGSIVPVSHFTGRGKAWILRDGQAVEATWVKKGEKGAVTFTDAQGKPIEIPPGKVWMDLIPQGNGQVDPGSVSVK; this is translated from the coding sequence ATGCGTACGTCCCGCCCGGGGTTCTGGCTGCGAGCAGCGGCAACGCTGGCCGTCGCGGGCCTGGCCCTGACCGGCTGTGGTTCCGATGACGGCCCGACGGACTCCAAGCCGTCCCCGTCCGCACCCGCCGGGCCCGACCACGAGCCGCTGACCGGCGTCGAGCTCCCCGACGGGCAGTCGGCGGCGCGCAAGCACCCCGTCTACATCGTCAAGATCGACAACACCGCGGCCAGCGCCCCTCAGTACGGCGTGGCCAAGGCCGACATCGTCGTGCAGGAGCTGGTCGAGGGTGGCGTGACGCGGCTGGCGGTGGGCTACTACTCCCAGCTCCCGAAGGAGGCGGGTCCGGTCCGCTCGATGCGGGCCACCGACGCCGGCATCGCGGCGCCCACCGGCGCCAAGATCATGACCAGCGGTGCCGCGCCCTACACCTTCGCGCAGCTGAAGAAGCACGGTGTGACCTGGCTCGACATGTCCACCCCCTATGTCGTACGCGACAGCAGCAAGCCCCACGACGAGCTGCACAGCGTGGTCGGCAAGGTGAGCAAGGCCGCCAAGGCTGCCGAGAAGGGCGGCAAGGCCAAGCGTCCCGGCGACTTCCTGCCCTGGGGCGATGCCTCCACGAAGCTGGCCGGCGGCAAGCCCGCCAAGGCCGTCGACGTGAGGTTCTCCCCGGCGCGTACGGACAACTGGGTCTTCAAGGGCGGCAAGTACGTCCTGAAGAACAACTACATGTCCAAGAGCGGACAGTTCCGCGCCGACACGGTGGTGGTCGCGCAGACCAAGACCACCATCGCGCCCTACAAGGACCCGGGCGGCTCGATCGTCCCGGTCTCGCACTTCACCGGCCGCGGCAAGGCATGGATCCTGCGCGACGGCCAGGCCGTCGAGGCGACCTGGGTGAAGAAGGGCGAGAAGGGCGCGGTCACCTTCACCGACGCCCAGGGCAAGCCCATCGAGATCCCGCCGGGCAAGGTCTGGATGGACCTGATCCCGCAGGGCAACGGTCAGGTCGACCCCGGCAGCGTCAGCGTCAAGTAG
- a CDS encoding SDR family NAD(P)-dependent oxidoreductase, with protein MGRFDGRVAVITGAARGIGFGVATRFAEEGASVAIIDLDEAAAVEAAGKLPLAEGAKSVGIGANVAKAEDTEAAVARIVEELGGLHILMNNAGITRDNLLFKMTEDDWDLVMGVHLKGHFLMSKAAQAVFVKQKYGKIINVSSTSATGNRGQANYSAAKAGVQGFTRTLALELGAFGVNVNAIAPGFIATEMTDQTAARLGLDVDEFRKLSADANPVKRVGEPADIAAAAAFLASDESSYITGQTLYVDGGATVA; from the coding sequence ATGGGTCGTTTCGACGGTCGGGTCGCAGTCATCACCGGTGCAGCACGCGGGATCGGTTTCGGGGTCGCCACGCGTTTCGCCGAGGAGGGAGCCTCCGTCGCGATCATCGACCTCGACGAGGCCGCCGCCGTCGAGGCCGCGGGCAAGCTTCCGCTGGCCGAGGGAGCCAAGTCGGTCGGCATCGGGGCCAACGTCGCCAAGGCCGAAGACACCGAGGCCGCCGTGGCGCGCATCGTCGAGGAGCTCGGCGGTCTGCACATCCTGATGAACAACGCCGGGATCACCCGCGACAACCTGCTCTTCAAGATGACCGAGGACGACTGGGACCTGGTCATGGGCGTCCACCTCAAGGGCCACTTCCTGATGTCGAAGGCAGCGCAGGCGGTCTTCGTGAAGCAGAAGTACGGCAAGATCATCAACGTCTCCTCCACCTCGGCGACCGGCAACCGCGGTCAGGCCAACTACTCCGCCGCCAAGGCCGGCGTGCAGGGCTTCACCCGCACGCTCGCGCTCGAGCTGGGTGCCTTCGGCGTCAACGTGAACGCGATCGCGCCGGGCTTCATCGCCACCGAGATGACCGACCAGACCGCGGCCCGCCTGGGCCTCGACGTCGACGAGTTCCGCAAGCTCTCGGCCGACGCCAACCCGGTCAAGCGCGTCGGTGAGCCGGCCGACATCGCGGCCGCGGCCGCCTTCCTGGCCAGCGACGAGTCGTCCTACATCACCGGCCAGACCCTGTACGTCGACGGCGGCGCGACGGTCGCCTGA